CGGATCGAGTAGTCGGTGTTCGCGTCACCGTTGACGTAGAGCTGCTGTCCGGAGAAGAACAGCGACCCCGAGTCGAGGTTCGCGTCGGCGTCCTCGGCGGAGGCACCGGAGCCGTCCGCGTCGACGACGGTCAGCGTCTGGGTCGGTCCGTCGGCCGGGCTCACGTCGTCTGCGGACGTGTAGTCACCGTCGGCCGTGTTGTCGATGCCGAACCGGGCGTCGACGGACGTGTCACCGTCGACGTCGGCCGGCAGTGCGACGTTCGTCAGCGTGTACTGGACGGTGATGGCCTCCGTGGCGCTCCCACCGTCGTCCTCGACGGTCAGGTTGACGTTGTTGTTCGTGTCGTCCACGTCCGTCGACCCGGCGGTCGCGGCACCAGAGGTGACCGTCGCACCGGTGATCGACGAACTACTCAGATCGACCGCGTCCGGCATCTCCAGAACCAGTACCTGGTTCGTCGAGTCAGACGCGTCGATCTCGGCTTCGAGCGTCACTGTGTGGTCGTTTGTCGTTCCTTCGTCGGCCGAGTTCGGCGTGATCGTCACCGAATCGGCGTTTGCCGCAGCGGCTGTCCCGGTGAACGCGACGGTGCCCGCGAAGACGGACAGCACCATCAGCGCAGCCAGGATCAGGCTACGGAGCTTGTCGTTCGTGCTTGTCATGGTTTCCTTGGTCTGTGTTGGCGACAGCGTCTTTCTCGCGTCCTGAGACCGACACGCCCAGCACCGCGCTGGACTCGAACAACGATACTCACTCCTGCCACCGTGGGTAGGGGTACGGTCAAACGGTCCGTCGGAATTTATAAATGCTTTGTGGATAGATCCGGCTTTAGAGACCCTCTGACGCCATAATTTGGGCATTTAACCGATTTTAGACCGCTCATAACTGAGTGGTTGTTGGTAACAACGTAGTATCCAATCTGAGCGACACGAGTCGGGGGAGGTGTCGGGCGACGAGACCGATCGCGCGTGCGTCAGACGCGTGGCTGTCGGGGTCGAACTGTGACAGAAGATCGGCGGCGAGTGGTCGACGCGACCTGTGCTCAGTTCGGGAACAGCGGTTCGCCGTCGCCGCGTTCGAGGAGTTCGATCTCGTGGCCGTCCTGATCGGTCGTGAAGGCGTACAGGTCGTCACACGACGCGGGGTCGCGGTAGTCGGCCGCCTCGCGGACCATGAGGTCGTCCCAGGCCTCGTGGAGGTCGTCGACCTCGACGGCGAGGTGACCCCACGCGTCGCCCATCGTGTACGAGCGCCCGTCGTAGTTGTAGGTCAACTCGACCGACATCGCCTCTGCGGGGGCGTCCGTGGGTCGCATGAAGTAGTTCGCGAAGGTGTCGGACTCCCAGCGACCGGCGTGTTCGTACTCGAACTTCCGGGTCCAGAAGCCGAGTGCGTCGTCGGCGTCCTCGACGCGGATCATCGTGTGGTCCAGCGACCAGAGCGCGCCCTGATCGCGCTGGACGATCTCGACCTCGTGGCCGTCGGGGTCCTTCACGAAGGCGTACCGGCCGCCACAGGACTCGGGGTCGCGGTAGTCCTCGACGCCCTCGTCCATCAGTTGCTGGTAGTAGGCTTCGAGTTCGCCCTCGGGGACACGCACGGCGATGTGACCCCACGCGTCGCCCATCTCGTAGTCGGACTCGCCGTGGTTGTAGGTCAGTTCCAGCATCGCGCCGGCGTCGTGCATCTCTGCGGGACCGAGGTAGACGTTGGTGAAGGTGTCTGCCTCCCACCGGGCCTTCTCCTCGTAGTCGAGGTGGGTGGTGTACCAGTCGAGACTCTCCTCCAGATCGCCGACCCGCATCATGACGTGATCGAGTGTGCCGGACATACGGTTCGAGAGTCGGTCGCGCGGTCGAAAAGGCTACCGGACGCGGTGTGTGTCGCTGGCAGGACGCTCTGCGAGTCACACACCCGAGTCGGGTGATTCGAGCCACCAGTCCCGTCGAGAACGGCTCACAGCCTCACTCGGCCCGTTCACACTCCGTCGAATCCCCGCCAGGTGAGGAAGAACGGGCGTGTGTGAAGACACCGGGGAGGGTCGGCGTGAACGAGACGGTAGAGACGACAGCGAGGCGAGGGACCGAACGGGCGAGAGAAGCCCTCTCGCATCACGTTAGGCCGTACCGAGACGACCGAGAGGCAGAGTCCGAATGGTTGTACGGCGAGCACGAATGTTCACACACTGTTGCAGTCTCTCGGTTTCGGTGACGAAGCACACTGATAGGTAGACGCGTCTGTGAGAACGCTCACGGTCGGGACGAAGAAAACCGGGAGACGCAGTCGACGTGGCCTCCAGACTGAGCCACCACTACCGACCATCTCGTCCGACGCTCCACGGGGCCACGGCCAGGTCACGTTCGGTTCACACACACGTCTCTGCCGGGATTTCCTCCGAGTGTGAACGGGACGACCGGGCCCGACGACACCTCTCGGCGGCGCTCACCGCCTCAGGTGATCAGCGACCGAGTGTGAACCACGGGGGCGAGACACCGACCGCCCACGTTTCAGAAGTCGATCCGACTCCCGGAGGAGAGGTCACGGTCGCCGTCCGCACCGAGGCTGTCGAACTCGTAGTCGTCGTCCGTGAGATAGACGTCGCCGTCGCTGGCTTCCACGCCGATGCGGTCCAGCATCGCCCCCTCGCAGGGACCGAAGTCACAGAACCCCGTCTCGCGCTCGAAGGTCGCGCCGTGCTTCTGACAGACTAGTTCCTCCCCGCGCACGAGCGCGCCCGACCCCCTGTCGAGTCGCACGTCGGTCCAGTGTGGACACGAGTTGCGGAACGCGACCACGCCGTCCGCGAGTCGCGTCAGAATCGCTTCCGTCGTGTCGGTCCCGTCGCGGAGCGTCACCAGCAGCGTCCCGTCGGTCGGCACCTCGTCGGTCGCCACGATCCGGCGCGCGTCGTCCATATCGACCACTGCGAGTCGAGCGACACAACGGTTCCGCTCTCGACTCGCCTGCCGGACCGCAATCTGTCACTCGCGAAACTGGCGTGCGACAGGCTCACACCGCCGACAACAGGCTTTTACGTCGGTAGTCGAAGACCCGAACGAGCGTGCTGGGTGACGTACTCACCGAAGTCGAGTCGCGGCAGAAGACCCTGACCGTGTTCAACTACGACGGGTCACGCCGCCTGACCGAGAACATCCAGCGGTACTTCTCGCTCCGGAACGTCGAGGTGACGACCGGCCGGACGCGTCCCGTCTCGCCGTCGAACTTCGTCCTGCTCCACGAGGACGGCAGGACTCTCGCGGCCTCCGATCTGGCGGACCTCCGGGACCACCTGCTGGCCGACTCGACCGCCGCCTACGTGCGCGGCGAGAAACCGCTCGACGAGATCGACTACCCCGACGTGTTGACTCGACTCGACGACACCGTCTTCACCGTCTCCGGCGTGCAGACCCTGCTGATGGTGAAGGTCTCCCGGTACATCGAGGGACTGGCCGGCGGCCGGGCCACCGGAACGCTCCGGGCCGGCTTCCAGGACCTCGACCGACTCACCGACGAACCCGGCACCCGGCGGGTCTACCGCCGCCTCGTGGATCGCGGCGTCGACGTCCACGCCTACGGCCACCCCGGCGATCCGGCGACCGACGGCGGCCCGCACACCACACAGATCGAAGACGGCGACTCGACGACACCGGCGGGCGTCACGGCCCACGCCGAACCCGTCCCGGAGTTGGCCGACTGCTGGTTCGTCGTCTACGACGGCGGCGACCGCCCGGAGCGCGCGGCGGCGCTGCTCGCCGAGCGACGCGAGGACGGCTTCTACGGCTTCTGGACCTTCGAGACCGAGACCGTCGACCGCATCGACGCCTACCTCGCCCGCGCCTACTGACTGGACGAGGGATCGTCGCCGGTCTCGGAGTCGCCCGTGCTCCCCGACTCGTCGGCCGACTCGACCGCGTAACACTCCCGTTCGACCAGCGCGTCGTAGAGCCGCGAGAGCAGTGGCGTCACCGGTCCGCCGTCGACGTCGATGCCGTCGACGGTCCCGACGGGCCGAATCTCCCGCGTGGAACTCGTGAGAAACACCTCGTCTGCCGACCGGAAGTCGTCCGGGGTGTACCGCCCCGTCCGAACCGGCAGGCCCTCCGACTGCGCGAGGTCGAGCACGACGTCGCGCGTGACGCCCGGCAGGACCGGACCCTCCAGACTCGGGGTGTGGAGCGCCCGGTCGTCCACGAAGAAACAGTTGCTCGTCGTCCCCTCGGCGACGGAGCCGTCCATGTCGAGGATCAGCGCCTCGTCGGCACCGGTCACCCGCAGTTCCAGGCCGGCCAGCACGCCGTTCAGGTAGTTGTGCGTCTTCGCCTTCGAGGGGAGCGCCCGGTCCGGCGGTCGGCGCGTCTTGACCGTCTGGAGGGTCGCCGGCCCGTCCCAGGTCGACTCGCTCTCCCGACCGCCACGCGGGAGGGGTCGACAGGTGACGACGACGGTCGGGTCGATCTCCTCGCTCGGGACGATGCCGCCCGTGTCCGGCCCGCGAGTGATCGACAGGCGGATCGACGCGTCGGCGAGGTCGTTCGCGTCGAGGACCGCCGCGACCCGACTCCGGAGATTCGCACGCGAGAGACCGTGGTCGAGCGAGAGAATCTCGCAGGTGTCGGCGAGTCGGTCGAGGTGTGCGTCCCACCGGAAGAGCGTGCCGCCGTAGACGCGGACCGTCTCGAAGGCCGCGTCACCGTATTTGAAGCCGCGATCCGAGACGTGGACGGTCGCCTCGCTCGCGGGCACGAGATCGCCGTCGACGTGGTACTGGCGTTCGGTCATCGTCGTCGGTCCGCCCCCGGCGACCGACGCCGGGGGTCGTCGATCACTGCTCGTTCGCGCGGTCGATCCAGCGGGCGACCCGCTTCGGCGACACGTCGATCTCGTCGCCGAGGTCGTCGGCGTCCGCGTCGGCCAACTGCGCCACCGTCTCGATACCGGCCGACCGGAGTCGGTCGGCGTAGGCCGGCCCGATCCCCTTCAGCGTGTCCACCGAGGGACTGGTGTCGACGTCGTCGGCGTCCGAGGACGCCTCGTCTTCGGTCTCGTCTACCGCCTCGTCTTCACTGTCGGTCGCGTCGGTCGCGTCGGTCGCGTCGGTCGCGTCGGTCTCCGCCGCCTCGCTCTCGGCGTCTTCGATCTCCTCGCCCGTGTCGGTCACGACCGGTTCCTCGGTCGTCTCGCCGACTTCGTCTTCGGCCTCCTCGATGACGACCTCGTCGTCGTCGCCCACGTCGACGGTCGCCTCCGCCGGTTCTGCGGCCTCGTCTGCGTCGGTCTCGGCGTCGACCATCGACCCGGTCGAGGCGGCGGCGGCGGTCTCCTCGGCCGCCGTGTCGTCGGTCTCGGCGACCGTCTCGTCTGTCCCGTCTGTCTCGTCGGTCTCCGTCTCGACGTCGTCCGTCTCTGCGTCCGCCGCGACCGCCTCGGGGTCGTGATCCGCGTCGGACACGTCCTCGACCGCCTCGGCCGACTCTGCGGCCTCGTCTGCGTCGGTCTCGGCGTCGACCATCGATCCGGTCGAGGCGGCGGCGTCGGTGTCCGTCGCGACCGGGTCGTCGGTGCCCTTCACTGCGGCCTCGGACTCGGTCGCCGGCGTCTCGCGCGTGTCACGCTCGACGGTGACGCCGGCGTCGTTCCCGTTCGAGCGCTCGTTCGACCCGCCGTCCAACCCGAGGAGCGACTTCAGCTTGTCCAAGAGTGCCATTGCGTGGTAGTAAGGTGGTGGTATATTTAAAAGCGTCCGCCGGTCGGCCCTCCGGTCGGCCGGTTCGCGTGCCGTGCGTCGGCCCGTGACCGACGCCCGTCTGTCGTGAGTCAGACGCGTGGATCGAGCCACACCGCTCGTCAGTCCGACGACTCGTCAGTCCAGTTCCGCCCGGAGCGCCTCGTTCATCGCGTCGACCGGCGCGTCCCGGCCGGTCCACTGCTCGAAGGCGACGGCCGCCTGGAACAACAGCATCCACGCACCGTCTATCGTCTGTGCGCCGGCCGCCGCCGCGTCGCGGAGCAGTCGCGTCTCGCGGGGACTGTAGACGGCGTCCATCACCGCGAGGTCGGCGTGGAGCAGATCGGCCGGGACCGGCGTCGCGTCCTCGTCCATCCCGACGCTGGTGGCGTTGACCAGCACGTCCGCCCGGGGGACCGTCTCGGAGAGCGTGTCGAGACCGCCACCGGTCGCGTCCGGGACCGCCTCGGCCAGCGACGTGGCGGTCTCGACGGTCCGGTTGGCGACGTGGACCGACGCGCCGGCGTCCGCCAGCGCGAACGCGATCGCTCGGCCCGCACCGCCCGCGCCGACGACGACCGCGTCCGCACCCGCGAGCGACACGTCGTGGCGTTCCAGCGCGCGGCGTGCGCCCGCCGCGTCCGTGTTGTAGCCCCGTGGCACCTCGCCCGAGAAGTCCACCGTGTTGACCGCACCGATGCGCCGGGCGAGGTCGTCCGGGTCGACGTGCGCGAGGACGGCCTGCTTGAACGGGATAGTGACGTTCAGTCCCCTGATGCCGAGCGTCTCGGCGGCCGCGATGGCCTCCCCGGCGGCGTCGGCCGGTGGCTCGAAGGTGACGTACCGGGCGTCGAGGCCGCACTCGGCGTAGGCGCGTTCGTGGATCGGTGGCGACAGCGAGTGACCGACCGGGTTGCCGACGAGACCGAAGACCTGCATGGTGGCGGTGGCGAGTCGGAGGGACTTGACTGGTTCGGCTCCGTCGACACCGGGCGGCGAGCGTGAACGGGGCCGGCGACGTGCCACCACCGTCTTCGTCCGGTCGTGACCGCGACGGCGTGCCACCGGCGGCGTCAGACCCTGCTCGCGTCGACGGCGGCGAGGATCTCGTCGTAGTCCGGTTCCGTCTTCGTGTCCTCGGCGACCCACGCGTACGTGATCTCGCCGTCGCCGTCGACGACGAACACCGCACGCTTGGCGACCGCGTCCAGTCCGTACTTCTTCCACGCCATGGTGACGTCGTACGCCTCGATGAGTTCGCGGTTCGCGTCGCTGACGAGGCCGTACGTCAGCCCCAACTGCTCCCGGAAGGCGTTCTGTGCGAACGGCGAGTCGACGCTGATCCCGTAGACGGTCCCGCCGGCGTCCGCGAACGCCGACAGGCGGGCCTGGAACGTGGTCAACTCGTGAGAACAGGTGCTCGTGAACGCGCCCGGGAAGAACGCGAGGACGAGTGGTGCCTCGTCGAGACGCTCCGAGAGCGTGAACGATCCGACGTCGTCGTCGCCGTGTGCGAGCGGTGCCGTGAAGTCCGGCGCGTGGTCACCTACGTCGACCATACTCACGCTCTCTACAGTCCAGAACGAAAAGCTGTACGCGTCGGTGATCGCAGGATCGTCCGGGGGGCGAGTCACCGTCTCACGCCGGGAGCGCGCGAAAGCAGAAGCCATACGTCCCCCCCTCGATTACTGCCCAGACAATGAGTAGTCGTCTTCGTCACCCCCTCGTCGCCGTTCTGGCGGCGCTCTCATTGACGTTCCCGTGGATCGGGATCAGCGTCGTCGACACGGGACTGCTGGAGCCACTCGGCGTCACGAGCGCCCAGTTCGGCACGGGTGCACTGAGTACACTCGGCGTCGTCGCGATCAGCGGGGTCGCGGTGCTGGGGGCGTCGTTCCTCCTGGCGTGGGCCGCCGAGACCGCAGAGAAGGACGTGCCGCGCGCGTTCGCACTCGCCGTGCTCGCGGTGCTGGCGGTCGCCCCGGAGTACGCCGTCGACGCACTGTACGCCTGGGAGGCCGGCCAGAACCCCGGTTCGAACGCGGCCAGTCTCGCGGTCGCCAACATGACCGGCGCGAACCGCATCCTCATCGGGCTCGGCTGGTCCGGCATCGCACTCTACACGATCTACCGTGTCGCCTCGACGGGGGACAACTCGGTCGACCGCTCCGGGGGCTTCCTCAAGAGCAAGGTGAACCTCTCCGAGGACATCCCGACCGAGATCTTCTTCCTGTTTCTCGCCACGCTGTACGCCTTCACCGTCCCACTGGGCGGCGGCATCGGGATGGTCGACGTGGTCGTCCTCGTCGGGCTCTACGTCGCGTACATCTACGCCGCGCTGAACGGGCCAGAAGGTCACGAGGAGCAGGTCGGTGTCCCCGCCTATCTGCAGGATCAGTCGAGACTCAGGCGAGTCGCCACCGTCCTCGGCCTGTTCGGCTTCGCCGGAGCCATGATCCTGCTCGCGGTCGAACCGTTCGCCCACGGGCTGGAGTCACTCGGGACACAGGCCGGCGTCGACCCCTTCCTGATGATCCAGTGGGTCGCCCCGCTGGCCTCGGAGTCGCCGGAACTGATCGTCGTCGCGTACCTCGTCAACAAGGCGCGGGCGACCGCCGGCTTCAACGCCTTGATCTCCTCGAAGCTGAACCAGTGGACCCTGCTGATCGGGACCATCTCGGTCGTCTACTCCATCTCGCTCGGCTCCGTGTCGGCGCTCCCGCTGTCGGCAGAGCAGAACGGCGAGATCTGGCTGACGGCCGCACAGAGCTTCTTCGCGCTCGCCATCCTCGTCAACTTCGACATCAGCGTCCGCGAGGCACTGGCGCTGCTCGTCCTGTTCGTCTCGCAGGTCGCGCTGTCTGTGACACTCGTGCAGGAGGGCGTGCTCGATCAACTGCTCGTCCTGCACAGCTACACGGCCGCGTACATCGTGCTCGGCGTCCTCCTGCTGCTCCTCCGGCGTGAGGCGCTCGTCCGACTCGTCCGACTCACGCGCCTGCAGGTGTTCGAGGGCGTCGACACCGGGTCCGAACCGACCGCGAAGACCGCGGCCGCCGAGGACGACTGAGCCGTGTTCGGCATCGTCGTCAGCGAGGCCGATCACGCCTCGACACACGTCCGCGAGCACCTGGTCGACCTGGCCGACTGGACGGAGTGCGAAGACACGGAGACGCCCGCAGACGAGGGTGGCGGGACGGTCTACAGACTCCCGGCAGACGCTCCCGAGACGCCCGGCGAGGTGCCGGTCGAACTCCGGACGTTCGCCGAGTTGCACATCGACATCGACGATCCGACGCCCGCGTTCGGCGACCTCGACCTCCTCGTCTTCGCCTCGCGCCACTCCGGCGACACCGGGGCACTGCTGACCGCGCACTTCACCGGGAACTTCGGGCCGGCGACCTACGGCGGCGAGGCGGGGTCGTTCGCCCGCGCCTGTCCGAACGCGCAGAAGGCGATCGTCTCGGCGTTCGACGAACACGCGCCGGCCGACTACGAGGTCGGCATCGAGTGTACCCACCACGGTCCGACCGCGGTCGACGTGCCGACGATGTTCGCGGAACTCGGCTCTGGAGAGGAACAGTGGCGCGACCCCGAGGGTGCGCGGGCGGTCGCACGAGCCATCCTCGCGGTCGTCGGCGTCCCCGCCGACGGTGACAAGCAGGTCGTCGGCTTCGGCGGCGGCCACTACGCGCCCCGGTTCGAGCGCGTCATCAGAGAGACCGACTGGGCGGTCGGCCACATCGGGGCGGACTGGCCGCTGGAGGAGATGGGCGCACCCGACGCGAACCGCGAGACGCTCCGGCGGGCGTTCGACGCCAGCGCGACCGACTACGCCCTGCTGGAAGCCGAGTACCCCGACCTCGAGGCGGTCTTGGACGACCTCGGCTGCCGGGTCGTCTCGGAGACGTTCGTCCGCGAGACCGACCGCGTGCCGCTCTCGCTGGTCGAGGACGCCGAATCGCGGCTCTGTCGCGTGGACGACGGACTCCGGTTCGGGGACCCGGCACGGATCGGCGGCGACGGCGGCCACTCTGCGAGTCCGGCACCTGAGTCGGACACGACCGACGCGGCCCCGGCCGCGACTGCCGACCTCGTCGTCCGTGATCTGCCGAGCGACCTCCTGTCGGCGGCACAGGGTATCGACGAGGCGGCAGTCTGGGACTGCGTGCGCGACGCCTGTCTCGCCTTCGAGACGGTCGAACACGGGAGCACCGTGGCAGGGCGTGCGGGGTTCTGGCGCGGGTCGGTCGTCGAGGACACAGCGCGACTGCTCGCTGCCCTGATCGAGGTACTGCGCGAGAAGTACGACGAGGTGACGCGAGTCA
This genomic window from Salinirubrum litoreum contains:
- a CDS encoding VOC family protein; the encoded protein is MSGTLDHVMMRVGDLEESLDWYTTHLDYEEKARWEADTFTNVYLGPAEMHDAGAMLELTYNHGESDYEMGDAWGHIAVRVPEGELEAYYQQLMDEGVEDYRDPESCGGRYAFVKDPDGHEVEIVQRDQGALWSLDHTMIRVEDADDALGFWTRKFEYEHAGRWESDTFANYFMRPTDAPAEAMSVELTYNYDGRSYTMGDAWGHLAVEVDDLHEAWDDLMVREAADYRDPASCDDLYAFTTDQDGHEIELLERGDGEPLFPN
- a CDS encoding Rieske (2Fe-2S) protein, which codes for MDDARRIVATDEVPTDGTLLVTLRDGTDTTEAILTRLADGVVAFRNSCPHWTDVRLDRGSGALVRGEELVCQKHGATFERETGFCDFGPCEGAMLDRIGVEASDGDVYLTDDDYEFDSLGADGDRDLSSGSRIDF
- a CDS encoding aminotransferase class IV — protein: MTERQYHVDGDLVPASEATVHVSDRGFKYGDAAFETVRVYGGTLFRWDAHLDRLADTCEILSLDHGLSRANLRSRVAAVLDANDLADASIRLSITRGPDTGGIVPSEEIDPTVVVTCRPLPRGGRESESTWDGPATLQTVKTRRPPDRALPSKAKTHNYLNGVLAGLELRVTGADEALILDMDGSVAEGTTSNCFFVDDRALHTPSLEGPVLPGVTRDVVLDLAQSEGLPVRTGRYTPDDFRSADEVFLTSSTREIRPVGTVDGIDVDGGPVTPLLSRLYDALVERECYAVESADESGSTGDSETGDDPSSSQ
- a CDS encoding helix-hairpin-helix domain-containing protein, with amino-acid sequence MALLDKLKSLLGLDGGSNERSNGNDAGVTVERDTRETPATESEAAVKGTDDPVATDTDAAASTGSMVDAETDADEAAESAEAVEDVSDADHDPEAVAADAETDDVETETDETDGTDETVAETDDTAAEETAAAASTGSMVDAETDADEAAEPAEATVDVGDDDEVVIEEAEDEVGETTEEPVVTDTGEEIEDAESEAAETDATDATDATDATDSEDEAVDETEDEASSDADDVDTSPSVDTLKGIGPAYADRLRSAGIETVAQLADADADDLGDEIDVSPKRVARWIDRANEQ
- a CDS encoding shikimate dehydrogenase — protein: MQVFGLVGNPVGHSLSPPIHERAYAECGLDARYVTFEPPADAAGEAIAAAETLGIRGLNVTIPFKQAVLAHVDPDDLARRIGAVNTVDFSGEVPRGYNTDAAGARRALERHDVSLAGADAVVVGAGGAGRAIAFALADAGASVHVANRTVETATSLAEAVPDATGGGLDTLSETVPRADVLVNATSVGMDEDATPVPADLLHADLAVMDAVYSPRETRLLRDAAAAGAQTIDGAWMLLFQAAVAFEQWTGRDAPVDAMNEALRAELD
- a CDS encoding redoxin domain-containing protein yields the protein MVDVGDHAPDFTAPLAHGDDDVGSFTLSERLDEAPLVLAFFPGAFTSTCSHELTTFQARLSAFADAGGTVYGISVDSPFAQNAFREQLGLTYGLVSDANRELIEAYDVTMAWKKYGLDAVAKRAVFVVDGDGEITYAWVAEDTKTEPDYDEILAAVDASRV
- a CDS encoding sodium:calcium antiporter, with translation MSSRLRHPLVAVLAALSLTFPWIGISVVDTGLLEPLGVTSAQFGTGALSTLGVVAISGVAVLGASFLLAWAAETAEKDVPRAFALAVLAVLAVAPEYAVDALYAWEAGQNPGSNAASLAVANMTGANRILIGLGWSGIALYTIYRVASTGDNSVDRSGGFLKSKVNLSEDIPTEIFFLFLATLYAFTVPLGGGIGMVDVVVLVGLYVAYIYAALNGPEGHEEQVGVPAYLQDQSRLRRVATVLGLFGFAGAMILLAVEPFAHGLESLGTQAGVDPFLMIQWVAPLASESPELIVVAYLVNKARATAGFNALISSKLNQWTLLIGTISVVYSISLGSVSALPLSAEQNGEIWLTAAQSFFALAILVNFDISVREALALLVLFVSQVALSVTLVQEGVLDQLLVLHSYTAAYIVLGVLLLLLRREALVRLVRLTRLQVFEGVDTGSEPTAKTAAAEDD
- a CDS encoding D-aminoacyl-tRNA deacylase, whose translation is MFGIVVSEADHASTHVREHLVDLADWTECEDTETPADEGGGTVYRLPADAPETPGEVPVELRTFAELHIDIDDPTPAFGDLDLLVFASRHSGDTGALLTAHFTGNFGPATYGGEAGSFARACPNAQKAIVSAFDEHAPADYEVGIECTHHGPTAVDVPTMFAELGSGEEQWRDPEGARAVARAILAVVGVPADGDKQVVGFGGGHYAPRFERVIRETDWAVGHIGADWPLEEMGAPDANRETLRRAFDASATDYALLEAEYPDLEAVLDDLGCRVVSETFVRETDRVPLSLVEDAESRLCRVDDGLRFGDPARIGGDGGHSASPAPESDTTDAAPAATADLVVRDLPSDLLSAAQGIDEAAVWDCVRDACLAFETVEHGSTVAGRAGFWRGSVVEDTARLLAALIEVLREKYDEVTRVTDEETAEVVARRSTFDPEKAKTLGISEGPAFGRLASGQAVEVGGRTIRPETVESEEVRQFSVRSLVDAPAE